The Bombus vancouverensis nearcticus chromosome 11, iyBomVanc1_principal, whole genome shotgun sequence DNA window tttattaaacctGGTGGGGGTGTAAAACTGCATACACGGCCGCATTAGTCTGACTATAATTTACGAAATTATACGCCGCATGCTTTATTACATGCCATTTTTGCGAGCCTGTAAAATTTCCCTGGCTTGTAAAATTTACTAACCGATCGATGAGGTTTTTGCGACAAAACAACCGCGCAAATTCCTCTCCGCGCGAAATTGTCTCTACTTCAAAACACCTATTCAGAGCTCGATACTTGGCATATTTTACATTCACACATATTACTTACACAAGTCGAGCTTTTAATATTCTTAAAATGCGAGAGGAAAGAGAATTTTATCACGATTCGTTTTAACTCGATATTTATTAACACTGTAATTTCCTTTCTACCATGAACAAAGCAAAGTAATAAGAAACCTTCCATATTCAAAGCAACTGCTTATTTGTCGAGTAGTCGTGAAGCAACAGTGGAGCACAAAATGGTAAAGCAACGTGCAAAAAGTCAGACGATAGAGGGGCAAAAAAAGGGGATGCCTAAGATAGGTAACTCTACAGTCTACAGGGATGCTTTTTAAAACGCCACCGCTTATGCGGATTTTCTCCTTGAACTGACGTACGCCTAGgctacgttgtaacgtcttgtTCCCCTTCCTCGATTTTATGGCTATTGCTCTTCCCTTCTTCCTGTTACCGAGTTATTTAATCGAATCACCTAACTCCCGCTCCCTTTTGTCAAATGTTTGCTCGCTTTCAACTAGAGAGCAAACGCAGCTTGATTAACAAAAAATACAGGGATATGTCTGAGACTAGAAATCTACTGAATCTCCCTTATAAGGTTTGTTTGCTCTCATAAgtgatttatgaaatatataaaagtcgAACGAAGAAATAGTACACGAACTATTGAGATTATTTGAAACCTATCCCAGGATTCTGAAAAAATTATTGTGTTGGTTGTTCGGGATTATTTAAGCATTATATTAGCGTCATTCGATGCCATTTCGAGGCCATTGACCGAAATCGTTTCAAAATTATTCAAgatcttttgaaaattattctacgtTTCTGTACTACTTTGCTAAAAGCATATAAAAGAAGGATCTCCTCTTCGTATTTTCGTATTTTGCATCTGTAACGAGCAAGCAATAGAGAGACGTAGAACGAAATATATGCAGATACAGTGGGATTCAATAAGAAAGGATCCAACGGAATCTTGAATTTTATTGGTGGGCTAGTTTGAAGAACGGTCAAACGAAAATAACATTTCGATTATCTGATAATTATAATAACTGATCATAATCTCTGGATGTCTCAAAGCAACTACGCACGAAGAAACTTTGCAAACTTATTACCAAGTGACCTAAAGCCGGAGTAGCTTAAGATAGATTTATCATTTCTGTGTGTGGTTTAATTAGAAATTCTAACAAGCTTCGACAACAAATATGGCGTATTTCGAAAGTTCCAATGTACCGTTTGCGTGAAACTAAACAGCGAGCTTTTGGTTAAGGGATTCATCCGTGATTCTACCATCCTTTATTTATGAATGTCGGGAAAACAATGGCGCGTTATAGAGAAAATTTGCATATAAATTCAGATAGCACGGCACACGATACCTCTCGCGCCCTTAATCGACACGGATAGCCGAACGAAACATAGCCGAAGACTTACTTCGTAAGTTGTAATCGTAACATCCCCCTAAATtcatgatatatttttatttttgatatttttttcattctttatcATATAAAAAAGTATCTTAAATAACATTCACCGTCTAAAGCGATTATGTCTAGAGGGTACTATTTTTAGTTTGTACTTAGCTACGTAGTAAGAGCATTTATATTTGTTATGTTCCTAGAAAAATCCGTACTTTACAAAAATCCGAGACATTTTATCACACGGCTGTAGTTTAAGAATTAAATTAAGTACTGCAACACTTTGCAAGCTGCTCCATTTGTTATCGGTTATTACTTCAAAAAACATAACAAATCTCTCGCTTTCAAGGAACAGAAGCAGTGAAAGAAATCTTTTTGTCTTAGGACGAATAACGAATGAAGTTCGTGTTGCATTCAGAAGCAAACACTTACGTAATTAAAGATACAATCAACGAGTATCAATCAACGCTTGATAATAACGATCGTATTTTTAACCTTTTATTTTACTTGATTATTATACTCGGACATTCTAATAAGAACAAATCTATACCAACGTTTTTTTCTCTTCGATGATAGAAAATGATTACGCAAGCCACAGAAATACGCGAGCctcattatattatatgactCGTGATAGTCGTGACtcaaaaagaagaataaaatttcttcCGAATTTGATACTCATCATCTGTTTTGCATTGCAACGTCTATTATTCTAAGAGTCTAAATTATACTTGATACTGTTGACTGAAACGGATCTCGAGTTCTCCCCTCAACGTATTACAGTTAAGTATGGGACAAATGAACTCTTGCTTTTGTAAATCTACCCAGATTTTATTCGTGATACAAGTACTACGAAACTAACGTTAGGTTTTATTGCATTCTGGTGTTTCTTGCTTCTAGCCATTTTTGTCCTAGATCGAAAGTACACGACATCCAAAGGATTTATTGAAACCAATTTTCGTACTAGGTTTTTGCTAACTATATCGAAACCATGACAATCGTTTTTTCTCTAACCAATCATCTAGCTAAGCTGGAACGATAAAAATctgaaatatttcgtcgttcTACCGATAAATCAAAAGTTAACCAAATAAAGTACGATTAGATTGAAGGCATTTTAATTCCCTAATTCCCTTGGTTGTAAAATCTTAGAAATAAGCAAAgctgtaaaatataataatgcaaaaataaatatcacttgaataatgtttaatatgtaaatatgaatCATAATAGgtaattaaatacataatagGTAAATATActaaagatattaaatataatgttacatatgtaattaaatataaaataaaaataaatcgtCCTGATTTAATACGTTTATTTAGTAGAAAACTAAATTATCTGGTAAGATTAAAATTATTCGTTCGCTGTATGATATaatgattttaaaatatattacttcaaaattacatgcCAATATAAAAGTTAAATctgcttaaattaaattattaaattataataattaaataattataatattaattataataattataataattaaatataataataatataataaaaatataattataataattaaattataataataatatctgcGAATTAAATTATTCGGTAGAATAATTATACAATATCTTTCTTTTATCTCATCATGTACATTCATCAATTCCCGCCTTCATAATTTATACTTGTTGCATTCGCTTAAGTACACAGACTGCTATAACATTTATCAATACAATATCTGATATTCAGTAACAAGTAGAATATAAATAAAGGCAttgttaacaaataaataaaaggaTCCTATTTTGAATACAAAATGGTTAAAAATATCACAAAAATCCTTGACATTTCGTGGAGATTTGGTGGTACGAATCTAACCTCAAAACACAAATTGTTTTAGAAATTTCTGTTGTgttagataaaatattttaagtacCTTTAAAACGTTTGATAACTTGTAAACTATAAAAACTATCATTAGTGTTCTTCTTTTTGCTctataaaaaaatgaaatacgttattTATTTAGTTAAAGTTAGAATAAGTATAAGAATGcaaaacaatatataatattaacataCTGAAGAACCTAACCCCAATCCTCTCCTGTACATATAATTAAATAGTACAtttttataaagtaatataatattaaataaataaatttttacagtaaCAGCAGCGAGTAATGAATCTGACAACATGGGGAAATCATTCTtgcatttaaaattaaaattagaagaaaatggCAAAACAAGGAACGTTTTTGTAGAAATGACAATcagtgaattttataaatttctacatGATCTAGAAAAAGCAAAATGTAATCTTGATTTGTTACTTTGAAtatcatttaaaatatttgattataaGTTAATCTCCTAACAGGATTATATCTTACAAAAATACTTTAATTGTATAAATGCAATATtacattcaataaaataatacaactaGAGATCGGCTACTTACAGATATGTAATTATGACTGGTTCACGTAAAAATTAAAAAcgttaaaaataaaacagaaatataaaataaccttactattttataatcatttaaatatgtataaaattatttttatataatcttCTTAATTCCACTAACTTCAAATTTTCTGTGTATCCAGTTCTTAGTACTGGTACTTGCTGGTAATCAAGAATTTGTATGTTACAGTCCAAGtgtataataaaaatgtctTGCCAAATGACAAAGCCTTCCACACTAAAAGACATTATCATTTTTTGAAATTCCACTTGAACATTTATGTAGATTCTATTTTGAAAAATCTGAGAtctgaaaataatataaatttatgtcaGTAATAGAGAAGTTTGTCACTGAgcaacatataaatatattaatattagaaaatttaaaatattaagaatTAGATACTCCACAGAAAGTTTTAATAGCATTAAAACAGTTAGTAGAAAACTGggaatctttatttatttttcaatctttACAATCTTGGATTTCCTTACTCTCTATCATACCTTTTCATATCACAATGAAGTGGATACCTCACTAATTACATACGTAATTCATCAAATATCATAATTATGTACTTATGtttctaatataaaaataaatttatacaatctgttcataattgcatatttaatcataaattatatttacacagttcaattattttgttcttttttgtttatattaaattaaattaaattatttgtaggcagatataaaattaaaaaaatttctaaGAGAGTAATAATAATTAGGTTGTCAATTAATACTGTGGCACTTAAAATACTATTGAAAGGCGCCAAATATATGCAatagaaactaataaattgttttaaaaaatatttagagCTGAGATTGAATATAGTCAGATCAcctaaaaattttaaatacacAAGCAGAGAAAATAATATGCACTTTATAGTTCCCGCATTTGAATGTGTAAGTTGGTCAGAAAAAGATGATATTTTATAATGCTCATTGCCCTACGTTTTGCAGGAGGAGGGCTAGCTACAGTACCTCTTTGATTATAAGGTTCTGCTAATGCTAATGCAGGATTTTTTAAATCTGTTGACGAACTTGCTTGTAACTTCTCTGTTGAAAGTTCTTGTAAGGCTTCTTTTGCTTTTGCTTTTTGTTGAATAGATTCTAACACTGGTACAATAGCACCAAGTAAAGGACGTTTAGATGGTTCTCCAGACCAACATTGTTCCATTAACTTCCAACATTCATCGTCAAAAGAAGGTAATCTTTCTGGACGTATACCTAATAACAATGAAAACAATACTTAGAAAAGAGGAGTACAAAGCTAAATAAATTCTTCAAGACTTATAAACTTACCTTTTCTCACACTAGTCCATAATAGTTCTTTATTATGGAATTGTTCAAAAGCATATGGTAATCTTACATGTCCCGCGCATATGTAccaaaataaaattccaaatGCATATACATCGACGCTACTATCATAATGACCAGAGAGGAGCTCTGGTGCCATATGAACAGGTGTTCCAACAATACTCCCTAACATCATAACTTCAGTGATGCAAAATCCAAAGTCAGTTAATTTTGCTCTATTTTCGGTATCGAGaagaacattttttaatttaatatcccGATGTACAAGTCCTTGAGAATGAAGATAGCGTATTCCTTCCAACACATCTAGAGCTATTTGTATGCGTTCTAACCAAGATAAACCAGCGCGTATTCCACAATACAAATCACGACTTAAACGATCCGATATTAAAAGAACTGCAGATCCAAGACCAAATCCTCCACCATAAGATTGATCAATAACTGATCCACGAAGCTTCACTATTCTTTTATGTTCAGGAATGGACCTACTATAATAAAATTCCATAGCCAGATCATTCCAATGGCTTTCGTCTGAAGGAACAACTGACTTAACTGCACAAGGACCAGATGTGCCTCCCCAGCCATCAGAAGCAAATACAATGCCATATTGACCACGACCAATTTCTTCTTTATAATGGGGCATTCCATAGCGAACAAGATCTATCATTGATGTGGATTCTAATGCTAATTTAGCTAATCTAGGAGCATGATATTTTCTAATAGCTATTCTTTGTTCTTCAGTTCTTTCTAACTCCCcagaataataattttctattgatCTGAGAGCAGCCTGAAATGCATCATGTGAGGACTCAAGTTTATCTCCAAATTGCATCAATATCATTTTAGCCAACTTTGATGCTGATAAAGAATTCAATATCTCAATTTCCACTTTTTTCCACCAAGCTACATCTAGAGTATGAGTTGATGACCATTGCAAAGATGAAGACATAAAAATCAGATTGAATCTTtctaaaaatgaatatattgaAAATGGTGAAGAATTATGTAATTCAATATTATATGCAGCTGAAAGTATTTGTTTCAAAGCATCACTAGCTAATAAACAAGTATCGCATTCGTATGTTCTTTCGAGACTCAATAAACAACGCTGTAAGGTACCAAAAAAGCTTTCACGTAAACAGTTAACGGAATTTACAAGTTGCTTTGCAACTTTTTCACCTAAACAGTAAAGCATTATTCTCTGAACTTCAGAAATTGCACCTTTGGCGGTTACAGACCATTCCGTCCTCTCTTTATTATTGAAGTGGTTTTGATATAAACATACATCATTACTAGATGATAATACATCATTTTTCATCTCttgaataatattttgtattaatccagttagttcTTGTTGTTTTTCATGaacaattttcattaaattgtcATATAATTCATTTTCCTTCTGTTGAGCATACTGTATTCTCTTAGGAGTTATTTGAATTATACGTGCCATATCAAAGGCACTTAAAATAAACTTTCTTAGGCTCGTTGTATGTACTTCATTTAAATAAGTGCTAGCATTAATAAGGTATGTTTGCAAACATCCacgaatgaaatataaaattcggTCTGTTTTTTTGTATGAGTCAAGAAAGTCACTAGAGCTAATACATTGCCCACTACCGAGCCAAGATAATTGATCAACTTCAACAGACTCTTTCATTCCAAGGAAACCTAAATTTGTGAGCTGATCCAACCATGTTAAACCAAGCGAATTCATTCTATCAAAATCAATATCACCATCAGTTTTACTTGATGTAGAATCATTAGAACTTAGTCGATTTTGAAGTCTATGTTGTTCAGATTCAGTCAATTCAGCATCAATGCCAGTCATTAAGATATCTCCCAAAGATGATATAAAAAGTACTGGATTAAAGGGGTAAGACTCCCTTAGGTCTCTTAGCTCTTTCAAATTTTGTTCTGTTAAAGGTTGATCACCAAGCgcatataaaaatattggtaaAATAGATAACAACTCTTTTTCAAGAACTTTTACCGCCCCAGTATTTGGAGCAATAAATATTTGAACACCATCTTTTAATATAGATTGGTTTAGTTGGACTTCAAGTACTGTTGGATAAGTTGCATCTTCACTTCCAGATTTTGTTAGATCTTCGATTGGAAGTGTAGTCCAAGGTTTTTCATTTGCTTgcaaattttcaattatttcataTTCTAGACCTAATGTGAGACTAATGTGGTTTGTTTGACCATAAGTAAGTTTAATCCACCGCCATAATCCATTACATACTGGTAAGATATTGGTAGATATTAAAGTATTAACTATTGTTGCTTTTGCCTTGTTATCTTGTCCAAGAACTACAATAGCTGGAGAATTCGCTAAAATATATGTGATTCTGCCCAATGTTAAAGGGGGTAGTAATTCCTCCACAACATtttctgtaaaaaaatatttaggtaaaattttattttgatcTTAGCGAAATTTAAAAACTTCAATATTTACCTCCAGGAAAGAAATTTTCTAGATCAATAACTTCTAAAGTACGTTGAGTTTCTTCAAGAACATGTTGTAGGTGATTTCTATTACGTAGATATCTCCTAAACTCTTGTGGTAATTTGCTTACCATTTTTCAGTCTTGTTTTAAAATCTTTGGCACTTCAAAATTCTTTTTACCCTGtcaaaaacattttatattaatacaaaagaatttctaattttttaaaaactaaTTTTGTGTAGTTAGATTATTAATATAAGatttatatcattaatatagTTAGCTTCCTAAATTATATTCTTtctatttatctttattttttttaacaagaatGTACTGagtataattgttaaagtaaatATTCTACTAATAATAGTATGATTAAAACTGAAAATAGTTTATTATAATGAAACCAAAGCACGTAATAtacgaattatttttatacattgtTCATATGTTACtataatatttttggtagaataaaatatgtttaaaaatgtTTTGAGAATGTTTTTAAAAACTGACACGATTACTACATTACTAACCATTAAAACAGTTAAGTTATTAACAATTTCAATTGAAGAACTATTtattgaacaatttttatttcaagaCATAATAatgtttctttgaatattttgttattCACCTAATATCAATTGTAATCTTTAATTACCGAAACTATAAGTACTATTGAtgtgtaataaatattaaacaatttggTACAAAATTCTTACCATAAATTTACACGCATTCACAATATAACTATTAGTTAGAAATTCAGGCAGTTAATCCAATAATATCAAAACTTTTTATCACggaaaattattattcaaaaatgATAATCTCTACATGAGGAGTATATACACATCCAACACATAGTGGACACTAGGGGCAGTTGTTTTGACTTAAGCGTGTAAATGGTTTATTATATCTATGTTCTCATTCTGATATTGATTACAAatgagaagaaaataataaattggaTGATATATTGTACGCATCATTTATTTGAGGTGATACATTACTTTAGCATATGCTTATGTATCCTTGTTTTATGCGATTAAGAAAATAAGAACAAAGAGTATAGAATAAACAAGATTCCCCTTACTTCACAAGATAAAATGCATAGATACATGTTAATATTTGCTAAGAATTTATAACTGTAGTGAAATgcatttatataaatgtttATTACCATAACTTATCGAGtactttgtaaaaaataatccACTGCAGTATATAAACATAATCCCTACCAGTGTCTTATCTGCGACATATTTTTTcacatataataaaatttatgtaatggaaagaaaaaagaggaaagtatttttgtaattaaaatatgaatatttgaATGAAGTTTCAAATTcccttatttttaaaaatttatttttgaatcaATGAATTCTTTATTGATAATACGAATCTTTTACGTGCAAATTGTCAAAgaataaatacataattacattacattatacAGGTCAAAAGTACTCTTTATtccataaaattataatatatatatatatatatatatatatatatatatatatatatatatatatatatatttagcatTTATAAGAATATGTAATTATTCTAACCATTGACTAAGTGCTCCAACTTTGAGAACATTTCATGGTAATATTCAACAGCAATTACGTTTGAAAATGTGAAACCACgtgaaagaaatatttcacTACTTTGCTAcgcgattataataaaaatacagcAAATAGTTAATTATAAATACCATTCAagaatagaattttttatttttttctttatcccCAGTCATTGTTGCGTAGAATTCATTTTCTGGAATCTTCTGCAATGTGTGCTGACTTAAAAATTGACGATTTTTCTGTTGTTATTACCGAAAACGACTACGTACACTACGATTGACTCATTGCTTTGCTCTTCCATTTCGTTACTAACATGACAAAGTATAGGCAGGACTGAGAATGTCATCTGTATACAAGTTTTTATTAACAAGTATTTGCATGGGTGTAGTTGATGAACTCGCACACTACTTCCGGTAGAGCACTATTTTAGtaatataaattgaaattcAAGTTGTAATTTGGgcgaataattttatattatttattaagcaTTACAAATGGTTAAAAAATAATTCCGTTGCTGAGCAatgaatattgaaattaaaaagtttctgtaaatataataattatattattctgtcattttaatttttatataaattcactaaataaatatatattatataatatatatatgttatataatattatataataaataaatattaaataaataaatttttgttctaATATGAACATTACTGAAGTTAACTCGTCAGTGAAATCCCAGACGGGGTGTATCGGCAATGAAATGATTTGATGTAGTAGTCAGTAAAGCAGGTTGCAAGTGAATTGCTTCCTGCATTATCTACATTTGAATTGAGACGTGTTGATATGTTGCAGATGGCTCTGCGTGTATCGCGTCTCTGCATCCGAATACAAAAGTTAAATTTCCCGCGTTTCTATTGTTGTAATCTTTTCTCCTCGTAGCGTCGGACTATCGTTTCTGTTCAACAATTAGTTTGTGAGAATATAGTTGTGCTCCAATTGTAGTACTATCGATCAATTGAAATATGTGAGTATCTATTATCCTAAAAACGAATATTCATATTGTTCAATTCGTTGTTCTTGTATCGTCACAATTTGCGACAATTATTTATCTTTAGTGGTTTTGGTTAAGTTAGAATAAATTTTATGCAATTTCTTAACTTTCCATACATCCTAAGGTATAAATTAGGTTTGTCAACGTAAATATCTTCGCAGTTACGAGATGTAAGAGGTGTTGTCACTTTGTTACTTTTATTGTTAGGGTTAGATTATCATAGCTAGGAACGCCGTGTTATATTTACGTTTCGATGGCGTGCATTTTAGAAAATGGTGGGCACATTAAAGTTTAAAATGTGCTTATAATAACCGTGAACAAAAATTCTGTTACAATTACGATCTGTTTTATGATCAGTTTTTaatctaaaaagaaaaattcacaaGTGTAATCAGTAatcaaatttattagtttctatTGTCTTGGGGAGCGATATTCTTTTCCGATTTTATGGTGTGGAAAGACGATATAATAAGGAGAGAGCTGCCTCGAGCGGAGCTGCAAGTAACGAGGGAATAAGAATGGCTAGGCAACCAGGGGTGGTACAAGATTTAGTGGACTCGCTAGTAGCCGCTAACTTTGCAAGCTACGTCTTCTTGAAAGTATTAAAGCAATGTAGTGTGAATGCGAATAATTTTTTACAGATAAGGGTATTATTTCTCATATTTGCTTGTAAAAGttaattaaacatttaaaaGCTTAAAGATAATATAAATTCTACCACGGAAtagtattaaaaatgaaaagaaatcaCAGTTTCAATCATCTAGTCGGATTCGATTTATGCTTCAGAAAAAGGAAACTGTTGACTCAGGGAGTATACACCTaatgcaataaaaataaatattccgagTCTATACTGGGTAGGATGGTAAAGTATGAGAAAGGAGATAGAAACTGGATAGAAGGCGGAGGCTATGATGTCGTTCCCCACGTGTATATTTCataacgatatatgtataaaagCGAACATACTTTAGAATAAaatcgttttttatttttatagatttcaCACGTGTTTCGCGTATGTACAACGAAAATCGTGATCAATGATCTTGGTGACAACTGGTTTGTAGCAAAAGgtattataattttctaattcttgTTCCTCTCTATCCTGCTAtggatttttattataaaatttaatatttgttttttattcTCTGTCGTAGATAATTCAGCTACAGAATGAATATGAAAGTGTTAGAACGACAACTACTGAAGCAGATTACTTCTATACAAAGGACTAAACACAAATCTTATGGTCGTTTCGGGCAGTTTAATTCCAAGATCTGGATAATGGATCCCCGGATGTACTTTCAGGGTTGCTGTTCCGTGAGTTTCAGTCtatctttatttctatttctcacGATATCGATACATTCGTACACTGTGTGCAATGAAGAAATTCTGCGTCATATTAGAATATGTCtgcaatatttcatttattataacttgactacggatatttatgcaaatttatattcttatgAATGCAAGTACTTATCTACCTGAATACCTATTTAACATTATGAGGAATAGATACTTCACATTGAATGCATTTCTGCAACTTTATCCAACAAAAATCCGCAGTGTAATTAtaagtttaaaaatttatctCGATATACTACATGTTACTGTTTATGCACAACAgagcttttttaatttctttttaatgcaactgtaatttattatatgtatatttccagggcaatttatttttcaacatATCTgcttaatttcaattaatttcgttaataaattttttaactcGCAACGTATACCAATGTAAAACGGTAGTCGAAAAATGAAAGTTTGATATAATATCGAATTCAACGTCGAAGTTTTCTAACTAATTgttcataattttattaatattaacaagCAATGCTTAAAAGATTTAATAGGATGAAAAAATAAGCCGTATGAACGAACGCGTTTATTATCGTAGATAAAGGTACGTGAGGAATGAAGATACACAATGATCTGTTTTAGCGTTCAGGCGGAGGTCAGGATTTTCAGGAGCGTATAATTAATTTCCCATGTCACTCGGAGCCCTTTCTCTGCTCTTCCTCGATCTGCCCCACGCAAATCCCCCGAACCACGACGACAATATTGCTGGCCATTTCGTTCGACAGTGCCCAAGCGCCTCAGTAGTTCTCCTCCGTTCCCGAACCCCTTTTCAGAGCTAACCCCACGCAGAGAAAGGGGTGACTTTACGAACAAGCATCTAGCGCCGATCTCACCCTCCGTCCTCTTCGATCTAACGATTCTTCCTTTTCTATTCTTTACATACCGACCCGTCAATATCAGTTTCCGTAATTAAACATAACAGATCAACATTCGACATTACGTAACCAAGCTTCCTCGTTTTCTATACGGACGCGTATCTATTATTGGTATACTCGAGCACCGGAGCGTGTGCATCGTCTATATAGGTATCCGAACGATCTCCTGACCCCCGGTTACTCAACTCGAATCGGTTAATTGGATAAATGTCCGATGAACGCCAGGCCATCTCTCCCCGAAGTCCTCCTATACTCCGTCGTCTCCACCTCCTTCTCTTACTCCTTCTGCCATTCTCGCAGCTTTCCGTCGGGTTATTTCCCCTTTTACTCATTTCCGCCTCTGTCCTTATCAGGCTCATTGGGAAAACAATCACTTGTTCCGCAGAGATGAATTTATCGAAGCACGCTGTTTTTTCTCTCGTTGAATATTACCCGAGAGCAAAGGGGTGGATCTACAGAATTAGCTTAGCATTCTTCGATTCGTCCAAGCACTGTTCAACGATGCTGATAGAATTTACAGACAACTTAGAATCTAGTGATTTTCTTAATCGTTATCGTTGACGTGTTTCGCAATGCGGGTTACTTTTCCAGGCAATTTGTCATCGATATTTAATTCTATAGTCTGGCTGATCCAAGTTCTCTTTTATAGATAAAAAATTCCAATTCATTGAAATATGTTTATTACGCAGTAGTATGGTATTCGATTGCACGTATGAACGAATAGCAAAGGAGGGAGAGGAAAATGTATAAAAGGTAAAAGAAGGAATctttctataaatatatgtaaacaCTTTACGATTTTTAGAGCCAGTTAAACATCGTTTATGTATAACTCTCTCAAGTACAGAAT harbors:
- the LOC117153178 gene encoding COMM domain-containing protein 7, producing MVKNITKILDISWRFGVTAASNESDNMGKSFLHLKLKLEENGKTRNVFVEMTISEFYKFLHDLEKAKCNLDLLL
- the Ripk5 gene encoding receptor interacting protein kinase 5 isoform X2; translated protein: MVSKLPQEFRRYLRNRNHLQHVLEETQRTLEVIDLENFFPGENVVEELLPPLTLGRITYILANSPAIVVLGQDNKAKATIVNTLISTNILPVCNGLWRWIKLTYGQTNHISLTLGLEYEIIENLQANEKPWTTLPIEDLTKSGSEDATYPTVLEVQLNQSILKDGVQIFIAPNTGAVKVLEKELLSILPIFLYALGDQPLTEQNLKELRDLRESYPFNPVLFISSLGDILMTGIDAELTESEQHRLQNRLSSNDSTSSKTDGDIDFDRMNSLGLTWLDQLTNLGFLGMKESVEVDQLSWLGSGQCISSSDFLDSYKKTDRILYFIRGCLQTYLINASTYLNEVHTTSLRKFILSAFDMARIIQITPKRIQYAQQKENELYDNLMKIVHEKQQELTGLIQNIIQEMKNDVLSSSNDVCLYQNHFNNKERTEWSVTAKGAISEVQRIMLYCLGEKVAKQLVNSVNCLRESFFGTLQRCLLSLERTYECDTCLLASDALKQILSAAYNIELHNSSPFSIYSFLERFNLIFMSSSLQWSSTHTLDVAWWKKVEIEILNSLSASKLAKMILMQFGDKLESSHDAFQAALRSIENYYSGELERTEEQRIAIRKYHAPRLAKLALESTSMIDLVRYGMPHYKEEIGRGQYGIVFASDGWGGTSGPCAVKSVVPSDESHWNDLAMEFYYSRSIPEHKRIVKLRGSVIDQSYGGGFGLGSAVLLISDRLSRDLYCGIRAGLSWLERIQIALDVLEGIRYLHSQGLVHRDIKLKNVLLDTENRAKLTDFGFCITEVMMLGSIVGTPVHMAPELLSGHYDSSVDVYAFGILFWYICAGHVRLPYAFEQFHNKELLWTSVRKGIRPERLPSFDDECWKLMEQCWSGEPSKRPLLGAIVPVLESIQQKAKAKEALQELSTEKLQASSSTDLKNPALALAEPYNQRDLRFFKIEST
- the Ripk5 gene encoding receptor interacting protein kinase 5 isoform X1; its protein translation is MVSKLPQEFRRYLRNRNHLQHVLEETQRTLEVIDLENFFPGENVVEELLPPLTLGRITYILANSPAIVVLGQDNKAKATIVNTLISTNILPVCNGLWRWIKLTYGQTNHISLTLGLEYEIIENLQANEKPWTTLPIEDLTKSGSEDATYPTVLEVQLNQSILKDGVQIFIAPNTGAVKVLEKELLSILPIFLYALGDQPLTEQNLKELRDLRESYPFNPVLFISSLGDILMTGIDAELTESEQHRLQNRLSSNDSTSSKTDGDIDFDRMNSLGLTWLDQLTNLGFLGMKESVEVDQLSWLGSGQCISSSDFLDSYKKTDRILYFIRGCLQTYLINASTYLNEVHTTSLRKFILSAFDMARIIQITPKRIQYAQQKENELYDNLMKIVHEKQQELTGLIQNIIQEMKNDVLSSSNDVCLYQNHFNNKERTEWSVTAKGAISEVQRIMLYCLGEKVAKQLVNSVNCLRESFFGTLQRCLLSLERTYECDTCLLASDALKQILSAAYNIELHNSSPFSIYSFLERFNLIFMSSSLQWSSTHTLDVAWWKKVEIEILNSLSASKLAKMILMQFGDKLESSHDAFQAALRSIENYYSGELERTEEQRIAIRKYHAPRLAKLALESTSMIDLVRYGMPHYKEEIGRGQYGIVFASDGWGGTSGPCAVKSVVPSDESHWNDLAMEFYYSRSIPEHKRIVKLRGSVIDQSYGGGFGLGSAVLLISDRLSRDLYCGIRAGLSWLERIQIALDVLEGIRYLHSQGLVHRDIKLKNVLLDTENRAKLTDFGFCITEVMMLGSIVGTPVHMAPELLSGHYDSSVDVYAFGILFWYICAGHVRLPYAFEQFHNKELLWTSVRKGIRPERLPSFDDECWKLMEQCWSGEPSKRPLLGAIVPVLESIQQKAKAKEALQELSTEKLQASSSTDLKNPALALAEPYNQRGTVASPPPAKRRAMSIIKYHLFLTNLHIQMREL